The Misgurnus anguillicaudatus chromosome 21, ASM2758022v2, whole genome shotgun sequence genome includes a window with the following:
- the cers3a gene encoding ceramide synthase 2, giving the protein MIGTITEWFWWDRFWLPGNLTWEALEDKDGLVYAKASHLYVTVPCALIFLVVRYLFERLIATPVAAYLGVTEKARHKAEHNPILEHYFTTKSKNPGQADITGLSKKCSWSSRQVERWFRRRRNQDRPSVLKKFREASWRMVFYLASFIGGIIALYDKPWFYNLREVWKGYPKQSMLDSQYWYYVLEMSFYLSLVLSIAFDVKRKDFREQIIHHWATLTLLFFSWGANYIRVGTLILLVHDASDILLESAKILNYAKWERTCNGIFVIFAFVFMVTRIIIFPFWIIHCTWVYPPDLYPPFIGYYFFNIMLVILLMLHIFWWCLILRMVKMFLFGSLLTKDERSDNEEDEEEDGETSRMEDNDGHVKVTNGCGNGGGANHH; this is encoded by the exons ATGATTGGGACAATCACTGAGTGGTTTTGGTGGGACCGCTTCTGGCTGCCAGGCAACCTCACATGGGAGGCTCTCGAAGACAAGGATGGGCTTGTCTACGCTAAAGCATCTCACCTTTATGTCACTGTACCTTGTGCTTTAATCTTCCTTGTAGTCAGATACCTGTTTGAAAG GTTAATAGCTACACCGGTTGCAGCTTATCTTGGGGTTACTGAGAAGGCCAGGCACAAGGCGGAGCACAATCCTATTCTAGAGCATTACTTCACCACAAAGTCAAAAAACCCAGGACAG GCGGACATAACCGGCCTGTCTAAAAAATGCAGCTGGTCTAGCAGGCAGGTGGAGCGATGGTTCAGGAGGAGACGGAACCAGGACCGACCTAGTGTTCTGAAAAAATTCAGAGAGGCCAG ttggcgaatggttttCTACCTGGCGTCGTTTATTGGTGGCATTATAGCACTGTATGAT AAACCCTGGTTTTATAATTTGCGAGAAGTATGGAAAGGCTATCCCAAACAG TCCATGCTGGACTCTCAGTACTGGTATTATGTTTTGGAGATGAGCTTCTATTTGTCGCTAGTGCTCAGCATTGCCTTTGATGTCAAGCGAAAG GATTTCAGAGAGCAGATCATCCACCACTGGGCCACGCTGACCCTTCTATTTTTCTCCTGGGGTGCAAATTACATCAGAGTTGGGACCCTCATCCTGCTTGTTCATGACGCCTCTGACATACTTTTGGAg TCTGCAAAGATATTGAACTACGCCAAGTGGGAAAGAACGTGCAATGGCATCTTTGTCATATTTGCTTTTGTTTTCATGGTGACACGGATCATAATCTTTCCATTTTG GATCATTCACTGCACGTGGGTCTATCCACCTGACCTTTACCCTCCATTTATTGGatattacttttttaacatCATGCTCGTCATCCTGTTGATGCTGCACATATTTTGGTGGTGTCTAATTCTGCGCATGGTGAAGATGTTCCTCTTTGGAAGC TTGTTGACCAAAGACGAGAGAAGCGATAATGAAGAAGACGAGGAAGAAGACGGAGAAACAAGTAGGATGGAAGACAATGACGGACATGTAAAAGTCACCAATGGCTGTGGGAATGGAGGCGGAGCTAATCATCACTGA